Within Telopea speciosissima isolate NSW1024214 ecotype Mountain lineage chromosome 8, Tspe_v1, whole genome shotgun sequence, the genomic segment GGGTTGAAAAATAAGTTGAGAAGAGACAGGGTAAGATGTATGGGATCGCTTCGGTTTCGGGGATCTGGCTTTGCGAGAAGCTAGATGTCTCTGTTGGTCCTGTAACTCCTTAAACATAGCAGTAGGAAAACTATGTGGAGTCGAATACTCATGGTAAACCGGGGTTGTGAATGATTCAGGGAAGAGAGTAGGGCTGGATGGAAATGGTTTAGTCTGGGCCATCCTGAGCTGTTCTTCCAatagtttcttttccttctctcggccagagatgagaaaggaggcataAGAGGAGTCTTTCACCGTCATAGCTATAGTCATTAGCTCCTGGTGGAGAGATTCAATCCGTGTTTTGAGGTAACGGATGTCGGATTCATTCTGCCGGAGTGCAAGAGTATGGTGCTCTTGGTAGGAAAGAAGCTTGTTCAGATACTGGTTCTGGACCAAAGCATTTTCTGCTTGCCAGTTAAGCTGTGCTTCAACTATGGAATTGGCAGCCATCTATCCCATATTGTCAAGGACATTCGGGGGAGTGACTTTCCATTTGTGGCGGCGACGATCAGCATCTTCATAGTCAGTAGTGGGAGGGAAATTCCTGCTGATCCCTTCTGAGCTAGAAGCCATAAAACAAGGAATGGGCTGCTGAATTTGAGTCTACCACAACATCAACGGGGGATCCGTTGGAGGGGAAGGCGGAGCCGGAGGTAACTCTGGTTTACAGTAGGGCGTGACCGGTGGAGGAGATTGAGCTGGTGGCGGAGAACAGAAACCCAAGGAACAGGATTTGTGGTTGCCATAGTCCACTATAAACTGGTATCTGCCACGATCTTCTCCAAGTGGTCCGACATTTGGACAGCCGGCTTGGTAGCAGAGGCATAGAGAATCTGGCTGGCGCTTTTTCTTCTCTggctttggaggtggaggaggtggaggatcttCTTCGAGATCATCGACGTCGTCCATCCAAGCTGGGAATGCCGTAGGAATCATAGAGCACATGTCTGCAAGCTTTGGATATGTTACAAGTGTGCGGCCATCTTCAAGAGGCTTGTAGACAGGGTTTGTAGCCGTTAGAGGTGGAGTAGTAGCTGGGATGTTATGAGTAGACTCGTAAGCCGTGATCCATGACTCAGGAATGAGTTTGAGCAAGGCTGCTCTGTCGATCTGGCGAGGGACATAAGTGATAGTAGGGATTCGGTCCTCTCCAATCTGAACGAACAGGGCTTCATCATTACTGGAGAATCTAGTACTAAGGTTCATGGCATGATTTTGGAGTCTGTAGGCACTGGTAGTGAAGAGTGGCTGCTATCGCTGTCTCTTTTCGAGGCGCACCAATCAGTGTCGAAATTGCCAAGCATCAGGCAGGTTTGGATCTTGCAGAGAAATGTTGTAGTTGGGATACACCGTGTAGAAAACAGTGCCATCGTTCAGAGTGGTCTGAACATCCGTGATAGTTGCATGCGGGAAATTTTGGAACCTGGTGTCCAGAAGATTAAGACGCATGGCTACCGGGAGACCCTTACGACCGTGGAAGGTAACGGCTATTTTGATGGCACCAAGATGGAGATGGGTGTAACCTAACTGGATCCATTGCCGGATCAGTTCAGAACTGATGTTCACAGGGAAATACTGCTCTTTACCACTAGCAGTGATCTGGTTTTGGGAAAAAGGAGGAGCCTGGACATACTCCTTTAGACCTTGCGTCTTTTTAAGAGAAATGATTGTCCTGATCTTCCTGGTGACTGAGGTAGAAGACTGGGGAAAAACATCataagggtttatgatgggGAAGTTGGTTGGGTGAATTTGTTGTTCAGCCGGGGTATAATTAAGTTCATATAAGTAATCTACCTTAGAGGCATGGGAAGATTTAAGAGTCACTGGAGCAGTAGGAGGTTGTAAACTCATGATAGGGGGAGGGATGTCTTCCGTCCATCAGAGATGCACCGGACTAGTATCTGTCATAGGATGGGAATAGTAAGCATAGTGCATGGCGAATGATGTCCTTTTCTGACCAGACCGGAGGTAACCTGAGTGTGCCGGGATTTAGAGCGATCTCTGTCTACAGACCCACACCTTACTCAAGGGACATTACCAACCTGGTCGGAGAAGACCACCGTACACCATACACACCtatttctgatgcagaggatccgtcaaagacggcaactgcagagcatacttaggctGCATAAGtagaaatcatcatcatcacagaTAAGAGGCCAAGGAGTAGAGCTTCGTCGAACAGAAGGCAAAAGGGATTACTcacaaggctctgataccatattcagAGTTTTCTACCACGTTCTTCCTAGCTCCCCTTGATGTACCGCTTCAAGTGCCCTACTTTGATCAGCTCTtccatttctcttttcagctgataacagtCTTCGGTGTCATGTCCGATGTCTTTGTGGAATAAACAGTATTTGTTGGGGTTCCGAGATGACCCAGCTTGCATCGACCGAGGTCAGCGGATGTATCCATCATCTTGAatttgcatcaagatctccttCCGCGACGTGTTCAAGAGGGTGTACTTGGGACTCTGAGCTCGGTCTGACCTTTCGGCTCGACGGTCAATCCTAGTTTGCTTCTCATCTTTTCGGTCACCGGTTGTTGACCTTTTCTTCTCTGTCTTACTTTTACTCGTCTTCCCTGCTTGGTGCACCTCCGCCATGTTTGCAAACTCATTACACCTTTCCAAGAGCTCGACCATGTTTTTGGTtggcttccgggccaagtccttgatgaagtCCATATCTCTGAGTCCGTTTCTCATCGCCGTGTGCACCGtagcctcatccaaatccttgatgtctaaggattctttaTTAAATCGGGAGATGAATACTTGGATCGACTCATcaggcctttgcttcacgctgaggagatTGACCGTCATCTTCTTGTGCTTCATGCTACTCTGAAAACGCGTGACAAAGGCTTGGTAGAGCTGCGCAAAGCTTGTAATGGAGTTTGGCGGCAGCCACGAG encodes:
- the LOC122672254 gene encoding uncharacterized protein LOC122672254 codes for the protein MTAPLSARFKPPPFDRYDGTTNSMDPINYFNVMMTMYGGTEVVSCRAFPSSLKGAVTSWFSWLPPNSITSFAQLYQAFVTRFQSSMKHKKMTVNLLSVKQRPDESIQVFISRFNKESLDIKDLDEATVHTAMRNGLRDMDFIKDLARKPTKNMVELLERCNEFANMAEVHQAGKTSKSKTEKKRSTTGDRKDEKQTRIDRRAERSDRAQSPKYTLLNTSRKEILMQIQDDGYIR